One window of the Sparus aurata chromosome 7, fSpaAur1.1, whole genome shotgun sequence genome contains the following:
- the nt5dc2 gene encoding 5'-nucleotidase domain-containing protein 2 gives MCAPHVAALNMSLKTVGTAVTRILLTTGNRTPPLVRSPKVNRLSTTCTLSGEGKQGREKTKSFDSCSARPGEDGRSSCEPPHRSTSADKKRPKEPVGTPGVTGVRRRSFTSATAAPVDKRSYLWSRYNDMKKLVHDLIPPGTCNLLNSSTIFANNEVNLAEVDIYGFDYDYTLALYSNALDTMIYNTARDFLIEHFKYPEGIRKYDYIPNFAARGLHYDIQKGLLMKIDAFHYIQSGTVYRGLSPMPDEEVLQLYGGTYHIPLQQDSGFYGKGPKVKQFMDIFSIPEMTLLAVANDFFITNDIPYDPVHLFRDVSEAIGMVHLKGYMYKWVMEDLDKFILRGEETHAVLHRLVNNGKKLFLITNSPFSFVDKGMMHMVGKNWRDFFDVVIVQADKPHFFTDCIKPFRRLDGNGDLRWEKINSLDKGQIYKQGNLFDFLRLTGWRGSKVLYFGDHLYSDLADLMLRHGWRTAAIVPELEQETKVVCTDRYALNLTWLQALTGLMERMQTHRDPESKQVFREWQNEREELRAMIKNLFNPHFGSIFRTRHNPTYFSRHLCRFSDIYMTSLSCLLNYDLSYTFYPRRTPLQHEAPLWMDQLCTGCMKTPYLEEMSHIR, from the exons ATGTGTGCACCGCACGTCGCAGCTCTAAACATGTCTCTAAAGACAGTGGGCACCGCTGTAACCCGTATTCTGTTGACAACAGGAAACAGGACCCCTCCACTCGTGCGATCCCCTAAAGTGAACAGACTTTCTACCACATGCACGCTGTCCGGAGAAGGAAAGCAGGGCcgcgaaaaaacaaaaagtttcgACTCCTGCTCGGCCAGGCCCGGTGAGGACGGGCGGTCCTCCTGCGAGCCTCCTCACAGAAGCACTTCTGCGGACAAGAAGCGACCGAAGGAGCCCGTGGGTACCCCGGGTGTCACCGGTGTACGGAGACGGTCATTCACCTCCGCCACAGCAGCTCCGGTGGACAAAAGGTCCTACTTGTGGTCTCGTTACAATGACATGAAAAAGCTGGTTCATG ACCTGATTCCACCTGGTACTTGTAACCTTCTCAACTCCTCCACCATCTTCGCCAACAACGAGGTCAACCTGGCTGAAGTGGACATCTACGGCTTCGACTATGACTACACGCTGGCTCTGTACTCAAATGCGCTTGACACAATGATCTACAATACAGCAAGAGATTTCCTTATTGAACACTTTAAG TACCCGGAAGGCATCCGCAAATATGATTACATCCCCAATTTTGCTGCTCGAGGTCTTCACTATGACATCCAAAAG GGTCTTCTGATGAAGATTGATGCCTTCCACTACATTCAGTCAGGGACAGTGTATCG GGGTCTGAGCCCGATGCCAGACGAGGAGGTCCTTCAGCTTTACGGGGGAACTTACCATATCCCCCTTCAGCAAGACAGTGGCTTCTATGGAAAG GGACCAAAAGTGAAGCAGTTCATGGACATCTTCTCCATCCCAGAGATGACTCTCTTGGCTGTAGCAAATgattttttcatcacaaacgACATTCCGTACGATCCGGTTCACCTGTTCAGGGACGTCTCG GAAGCAATTGGCATGGTTCACCTTAAAGGCTACATGTACAAATGGGTCATGGAGGATCTTG ATAAGTTCAttctgagaggagaagagactCATGCAGTTTTACATCGACTGGTCAATAATGGAAAGAAGCTCTTTCTCATCACCAACAGTCCCTTTAGCTTCGT GGATAAAGGGATGATGCACATGGTGGGAAAAAACTGGAGGGACTTCTTTGATGTTGTCATTGTGCAGGCAGACAAACCTCACTTCTTCACTGACTGTATCAA ACCTTTCAGACGCTTGGATGGTAATGGAGACCTTCGGTGGGAAAAGATAAACAGTTTGGACAAAGGACAGATCTACAAACAG ggaAACCTGTTTGACTTTCTCAGACTGACAGGCTGGCGAGGTTCAAAGGTTCTCTACTTCGGAGATCATCTTTATAGTGACTTGGCT GACCTGATGTTGCGACATGGCTGGCGTACGGCAGCCATAGTTCCTGAGCTGGAGCAGGAAACCAAAGTGGTGTGCACAGACCGGTATGCTCTGAACCTCACCTGGCTACAGGCTTTAACCGGCCTGATGGAGCGCATGCAG ACACATCGGGACCCAGAGTCTAAACAGGTTTTTCGGGAATGGCAGAATGAGCGAGAAGAACTCAG GGCAATGATAAAGAACTTGTTCAACCCTCACTTTGGCAGCATCTTCAGGACGCGTCACAACCCCACCTACTTCTCCAGACATCTGTGTCGTTTCTCAGACATCTACATGACCTCCCTCAGCTGTCTTTTGAATTATGATCTGTCGTATACGTTTTACCCCCGTCGCACCCCTCTACAGCATGAGGCTCCTCTGTGGATGGACCAGCTTTGCACAGGCTGTATGAAGACGCCCTATCTGGAGGAGATGTCTCACATACGATGA